One region of uncultured Methanolobus sp. genomic DNA includes:
- a CDS encoding geranylgeranylglycerol-phosphate geranylgeranyltransferase yields the protein MQAYVKLMRSGNCFMAAIAALVGVFIAYNIVSASISPDSYSITFPIFDSLKVFLVVFFVTGAGNAINDYFDIEIDRINKPERPIPSGKIGLKAALCFSLTLFAAGTVIAASINTICGIIALVNSLLLIYYASTLKRTALLGNIAVGYLTGSTFLFGGAVFFEHGGIKGVFVLFVLATMATIAREIVKDIEDIEGDREDGAQTLPIIIGPKKAAYLASLIGLVAVLASPLPYLQSLMTIRYLVLVSVADILFAVAVYEILGKNDPARSSKMFKMAMVFALISFIAGA from the coding sequence ATGCAGGCATATGTGAAACTTATGCGATCAGGCAACTGCTTTATGGCAGCTATTGCCGCTCTTGTAGGAGTTTTTATTGCATATAATATAGTTTCAGCCAGCATTTCGCCGGATTCTTATTCCATTACATTTCCCATATTTGATTCCTTAAAAGTGTTTCTTGTAGTTTTCTTTGTCACAGGTGCAGGAAACGCCATTAATGACTATTTTGACATTGAGATAGACAGGATCAACAAACCTGAAAGGCCAATCCCTTCGGGAAAAATAGGGCTGAAAGCAGCACTATGTTTCTCACTTACCCTTTTTGCAGCAGGAACAGTAATCGCAGCATCAATTAACACAATCTGCGGAATCATTGCACTCGTAAACTCGCTACTGCTCATATATTACGCGAGCACTCTCAAACGTACAGCACTTCTTGGAAACATTGCAGTGGGTTATCTCACAGGTTCAACTTTCCTTTTCGGAGGAGCTGTTTTCTTTGAACATGGAGGAATTAAAGGCGTATTTGTCCTCTTTGTACTGGCAACCATGGCAACAATCGCCCGTGAGATAGTCAAGGATATAGAGGACATTGAAGGCGACAGGGAAGACGGAGCACAAACACTGCCCATAATTATCGGCCCAAAAAAAGCAGCATATCTGGCATCACTTATCGGGCTTGTTGCAGTTCTGGCGAGTCCCCTTCCGTACTTGCAGTCATTGATGACAATTCGTTATCTGGTTCTTGTATCCGTTGCAGACATTCTCTTTGCAGTTGCTGTTTATGAAATACTTGGGAAAAACGACCCTGCACGTTCATCAAAAATGTTTAAGATGGCAATGGTCTTTGCACTTATTTCATTCATTGCCGGGGCATGA
- the nadA gene encoding quinolinate synthase NadA: MQDIQKTIDRILKLKEECNAVILAHNYERGEIQDIADFTGDSLGLSIQATEQEADVIVFCGVHFMAESAAILSPEKTVLLPEIHAGCPMASMVTAKALRTEKKKYPDAAVVCYVNSTADVKAESDICCTSANAVEVVNSLEEDEVLFVPDKNLADYVSRFSDKRIIPWNGYCPTHNQILVTDVLRAKKEHPNAELLAHPECRRDVVDLADKVFSTTGMVDYAKSAGDEFIIATERGIIHRLQKDNPGKKFYNASEFTVCPEMKAIDLNSLLLSLENMQHVITVSEDISAKARISLDRMLEIKRNR; the protein is encoded by the coding sequence ATGCAGGATATCCAAAAAACCATTGACAGGATACTGAAATTAAAAGAGGAATGCAATGCTGTCATCCTTGCTCACAATTACGAGAGAGGAGAGATACAGGACATTGCAGACTTCACAGGTGATTCACTTGGCCTGAGTATACAGGCAACTGAACAGGAAGCTGATGTAATTGTTTTTTGCGGAGTACACTTCATGGCAGAAAGTGCTGCCATCCTCAGCCCGGAAAAAACTGTGCTGTTACCGGAGATCCATGCCGGTTGTCCGATGGCTTCAATGGTGACTGCCAAAGCACTACGCACAGAAAAGAAAAAATATCCTGACGCTGCAGTGGTCTGTTATGTGAACTCTACAGCAGATGTAAAAGCTGAGAGTGATATCTGCTGTACATCAGCAAACGCTGTGGAAGTTGTGAACTCTCTTGAAGAAGATGAAGTACTCTTTGTCCCTGACAAGAACCTGGCAGACTATGTATCAAGGTTCAGCGACAAAAGAATTATTCCATGGAATGGCTACTGTCCAACCCACAACCAGATACTTGTCACTGATGTGCTCAGAGCAAAGAAAGAACACCCAAATGCAGAACTGCTTGCACACCCGGAATGCAGAAGAGATGTCGTTGACCTTGCAGATAAGGTATTCAGCACCACAGGAATGGTGGATTATGCCAAAAGTGCCGGCGATGAATTTATCATTGCAACGGAAAGAGGAATCATTCACAGACTGCAGAAAGATAATCCAGGCAAGAAGTTCTACAATGCATCAGAATTCACTGTGTGCCCTGAAATGAAAGCCATAGATCTTAATTCCTTATTGCTTTCACTTGAGAATATGCAGCATGTGATCACAGTCTCTGAAGACATCAGTGCAAAAGCAAGAATCTCACTTGACAGAATGCTGGAAATCAAACGTAACAGGTAA
- a CDS encoding aspartate dehydrogenase: protein MLRIGLIGCGTIGSSICKAIDDGTIEAELTAIYDRHIDDVEKLLSTLKSSKPQVIEAAEMVKKVDLLVECASQKAVYEIIPTALHAHCDVMIMSIGAFSDENLYRTIEELARENNCKVYLPSGAIAGIDALKSASAEEIYSVTLTTQKPPGGLAGAPYIIRNNIDLDKITGKMIIFEGPASEAVKEFPSNVNVAATISLAGIGFDKTTVKIVANPALTRNVHEIAVEGSFGKFTTRVENVPSPANPKTSYLASLSAIATLKKLSNPIQTGT, encoded by the coding sequence ATGCTCAGGATAGGACTTATCGGCTGCGGAACAATAGGTAGCAGCATATGCAAAGCCATTGATGACGGAACTATTGAAGCAGAGCTTACAGCCATTTATGACAGGCATATTGACGATGTTGAGAAACTCCTGTCCACTTTAAAAAGCTCAAAACCTCAGGTAATAGAGGCTGCTGAAATGGTCAAAAAGGTGGATCTGCTGGTTGAGTGTGCCTCACAAAAAGCAGTTTATGAGATCATACCTACGGCACTGCACGCGCATTGTGACGTAATGATTATGAGCATTGGTGCATTCTCCGATGAAAATCTGTACAGGACCATAGAAGAGCTTGCAAGAGAAAACAACTGCAAAGTGTACCTCCCATCGGGTGCCATTGCAGGAATCGATGCTCTTAAATCTGCCTCTGCAGAAGAAATATATTCAGTCACACTCACAACCCAGAAACCACCCGGAGGACTTGCGGGTGCTCCCTATATTATCAGGAACAATATCGATCTTGACAAAATCACCGGCAAGATGATTATCTTTGAAGGACCTGCCAGTGAAGCGGTAAAAGAATTTCCCTCAAATGTAAATGTAGCTGCCACTATTAGCCTTGCAGGAATTGGTTTTGATAAAACCACAGTTAAGATAGTAGCAAATCCTGCACTTACACGTAATGTGCATGAAATTGCCGTGGAAGGTTCTTTTGGCAAATTTACAACAAGAGTTGAAAATGTTCCATCCCCGGCTAATCCAAAAACCAGTTACCTGGCATCCCTTTCAGCCATAGCGACCCTGAAAAAGCTGTCAAATCCCATCCAGACTGGCACATAA
- the nadC gene encoding carboxylating nicotinate-nucleotide diphosphorylase: MYTHEIESFLEEDLGYNDISCKLVPDHDIEAIIFTKEDCTLAGIDVAISFFDYFGIGYSTDCSNGDRISKNDVIFSLIGSSLSILRTERLVLNFLGHLCGIATNTSRCVDIVRRHSNTRVACTRKTTPGLRKYEKIAVIAGGGDSHRFNLTDSIMIKDNHVKMMGVEAAISSAKEKAGFTQKIEVEVESSADALKAVQAGADIIMLDNMAPDDIVKTVDLLKSSLIPEHIIIEVSGGINMDNLEEYAKTGVDVISMGSLIHRSQWIDVSLEITEEKE; the protein is encoded by the coding sequence ATGTACACACACGAGATCGAAAGTTTTCTGGAAGAAGACCTTGGTTATAATGATATTTCATGCAAACTTGTTCCTGATCACGACATAGAAGCCATTATTTTCACAAAAGAAGACTGCACCCTTGCAGGAATTGATGTTGCAATTTCCTTCTTTGATTATTTTGGGATAGGATATTCCACTGATTGTTCTAATGGTGACAGAATATCGAAAAACGATGTAATATTTTCTCTGATAGGTAGTTCACTTTCAATTCTCAGGACTGAACGGCTGGTTCTGAATTTCCTTGGACATCTCTGTGGTATAGCTACTAACACGAGCAGATGTGTGGACATAGTGCGCAGGCACTCAAATACAAGGGTTGCATGTACAAGAAAAACAACACCCGGGCTTCGCAAGTATGAGAAAATAGCTGTCATTGCAGGGGGCGGTGACTCTCACAGGTTCAACCTCACGGATTCCATCATGATAAAGGACAATCACGTGAAGATGATGGGTGTGGAAGCTGCCATATCATCCGCGAAGGAAAAAGCAGGTTTTACCCAGAAGATAGAGGTTGAAGTAGAATCGTCTGCGGATGCTCTCAAAGCAGTGCAGGCCGGTGCGGATATTATTATGCTCGATAACATGGCTCCTGATGATATAGTAAAGACAGTTGATCTCCTGAAAAGTTCATTAATCCCTGAACACATTATTATTGAGGTCTCAGGGGGCATCAACATGGATAATCTGGAAGAATATGCAAAGACAGGGGTGGATGTTATCTCCATGGGTTCGCTTATTCACAGGTCACAATGGATAGATGTTAGTCTTGAAATAACCGAAGAAAAGGAATGA
- a CDS encoding BatD family protein, with translation MIRVTRLLAISLCMVFFCLALAGNAAAVEIYNGTITTGDGYQLNNFVIDVTDAFPSADSASFYVYENGDEVDSFLINEDDSYEFDFEGDAEVTVTLISVSSGTLPVVRVSVVVNNYRVSNLFESSVVDGGHEYATYSGTPELEIIKSVDKSEVDVGEVVRVTVTVENTGDDDAVDVVFSDPQQAKFILVDNILGDPGKIDVEDGDSPKKIYVYDLKSTEAGTFSLSAVTASFTNEAGLDFDDASSNSPTVIVNAGEDLVNADLEFTTTLDKYTVNRNEDIQGTIIIKNNGDAPATAATVTFIVPDGLEFQSGSDIEVISGVPTIYLESFGVQQEKEFTFTLKAAEVGTYTLSMENSYLFDNGVDAQLEEVASESVTNKIYVVKGEYDYLFEQPIYIYVLPLVIIGAIAGWIYYRHKQYKF, from the coding sequence ATGATCCGAGTTACTCGTTTACTGGCTATTTCTTTGTGCATGGTTTTCTTCTGTCTGGCACTGGCAGGAAATGCTGCGGCAGTAGAGATTTATAATGGTACCATTACAACAGGTGATGGTTACCAGTTGAATAATTTCGTAATTGACGTGACAGATGCTTTTCCAAGTGCTGATTCTGCTTCGTTCTATGTATATGAAAATGGTGATGAGGTAGACAGTTTTCTTATAAATGAAGATGATTCCTATGAATTTGATTTTGAAGGTGATGCAGAAGTAACAGTTACTCTCATATCTGTTAGTAGTGGTACGCTTCCTGTAGTCAGGGTATCTGTTGTCGTTAATAATTATCGTGTAAGTAACCTCTTTGAGAGCAGCGTTGTTGACGGAGGGCACGAGTATGCTACATACTCCGGAACACCTGAGCTTGAGATTATAAAATCTGTGGATAAATCAGAGGTCGACGTTGGCGAAGTTGTGCGTGTGACCGTCACCGTTGAAAATACCGGTGACGATGATGCTGTGGATGTTGTTTTTTCAGATCCTCAACAAGCTAAATTTATTTTAGTTGACAATATTCTTGGCGATCCAGGGAAGATTGATGTGGAGGACGGTGATTCTCCTAAAAAAATATATGTCTATGATCTGAAATCAACTGAAGCCGGTACATTTTCATTGAGTGCGGTAACAGCAAGTTTTACGAATGAAGCAGGCCTGGATTTTGATGATGCATCTTCAAATTCACCAACAGTGATTGTAAACGCAGGTGAAGACCTTGTAAATGCTGATCTTGAATTTACAACAACTCTTGATAAGTATACTGTAAACCGGAATGAGGATATTCAGGGTACCATCATAATAAAGAATAATGGCGATGCTCCGGCAACAGCTGCGACGGTTACTTTTATAGTTCCGGATGGTCTGGAATTCCAGAGTGGTTCCGATATTGAGGTAATATCCGGCGTTCCTACTATCTATCTTGAATCCTTTGGTGTACAGCAGGAGAAAGAATTTACTTTCACATTAAAAGCTGCCGAAGTTGGAACATATACACTTTCCATGGAAAACAGTTATCTTTTTGACAATGGTGTCGATGCGCAACTCGAAGAAGTTGCATCGGAGTCTGTTACAAACAAAATTTATGTTGTTAAAGGGGAGTACGACTATCTTTTCGAGCAGCCTATATATATCTATGTATTACCCCTGGTAATTATTGGTGCTATTGCGGGATGGATTTATTACAGGCACAAACAATATAAGTTCTGA